A window of Castanea sativa cultivar Marrone di Chiusa Pesio chromosome 1, ASM4071231v1 contains these coding sequences:
- the LOC142610489 gene encoding proline-rich receptor-like protein kinase PERK8 — MSSTTPSPKSSPSANPPTSSANSPPTPTSPSPSNSSVTQPNQTNTPSPSSPTTPSAPVPQSPPPPVTSAPPPSPPASPPPAASTPPPTSPPPPSPPATSPPPSTSPPPSPPPSPPVSSPPPSAPPPAVTSPPPSKSSPPPPSKGSPPASSPPPPPAVSPSPPPPPPANVPTTPSPNSPPPPAPKSPTPSPPSQSAPSPPNTTVPSTPSPPSSSSPPPSPSTTTPTNSSTGGNRSTSVVPPSNLPTNSTSTNSGGLKTGGTVAIGVIVGVAVISLVLIVVWFSQKRKKRRIGGNYGYPPAPSPFASSQNSDSLFLKPYSPSPLVRDGSGSDFVYSPSEPNGVNNSRSWFTYEELIQATNGFSKQNLLGEGGFGCVYKGFLPDGREVAVKQLKIGGGQGEREFRAEVEIISRIHHRHLVSLVGYCISEHQRLLVYEFVANDTLHYHLHGEGRPVMDWATRLKVAVGSARGLAYLHEDCHPRIIHRDIKSSNILLDSNFEARVADFGLAKLALDTNTHVTTRVMGTFGYMAPEYATSGKLTEKSDVYSFGVVLLELITGRKPVDSSQPLGDESLVEWARPLLMQALEEENFEVLVDSSLENNYVGSEMFRMIEAAAACVRHSAARRPKMSLVVRALESVDEMSDLTNGMKPGQSEVFDPAQQSAQIKMFRRMAFGSQEYSTEFFNQTQSSWRSRDNGYRKSPSSANSSAVWSN, encoded by the exons ATGTCTTCCACAACCCCTTCTCCAAAATCCTCACCTTCTGCAAATCCACCAACTTCCTCTGCTAACTCACCACCAACACCTACTTCCCCTTCTCCATCAAATTCTTCAGTAACTCAACCTAATCAAACTAACACCCCATCACCTTCAAGTCCTACAACCCCTTCCGCCCCAGTTCCTCAGTCTCCTCCACCACCAGTCACTTCTGCTCCTCCCCCATCCCCACCAGCTTCACCCCCACCAGCAGCATCAACACCACCTCcaacatcaccaccaccaccttcaCCACCAGCAACTTCACCGCCACCATCAACATccccaccaccatcaccaccaccttCACCTCCTGTATCATCACCCCCACCATCTGCCCCTCCTCCAGCTGTGACCTCACCACCCCCTTCAAAATcgtcaccaccaccaccatctaAAGGTTCGCCTCCGGCATCATCCCCACCTCCCCCTCCAGCTGTTTcaccttctcctcctcctcctcctccagccaaTGTCCCAACAACGCCTTCCCCCAATTCCCCACCTCCACCAGCACCAAAGTCGCCAACACCTTCCCCTCCATCTCAGTCTGCTCCTTCACCCCCCAACACAACAGTGCCATCAACTCCTTCACCCCCCTCATCCTCTTCTCCTCCTCCAAGTCCTTCCACGACCACTCCAACTAATTCATCAACAGGTGGAAATCGTAGTACCTCAGTTGTGCCGCCTTCCAACCTGCCTACAAATTCGACATCTACAAATTCAGGTGGCTTAAAAACGGGAGGAACTGTGGCAATTGGTGTTATAGTTGGGGTTGCAGTGATTAGTCTTGTTCTGATAGTTGTCTGGTTCTCACAGAAACGGAAGAAACGGAGAATTGGAGGGAATTATGGCTACCCTCCTGCTCCTTCTCCATTTGCCTCTTCCCAGAATTCAG ATTCATTATTTCTTAAGCCCTATTCTCCGTCTCCCCTGGTACGAGATGGCTCTGGTAGTGATTTTGTCTACTCACCATCAGAGCCCAATGGTGTAAACAATTCAAGGTCATGGTTCACTTATGAAGAATTAATCCAGGCTACAAATGGGTTTTCAAAACAGAATCTCTTGGGTGAAGGTGGATTTGGTTGTGTATACAAAGGTTTCCTGCCAGATGGAAGAGAAGTAGCTGTTAAGCAGCTAAAAATTGGTGGTGGACAAGGGGAGCGTGAGTTCAGAGCAGAAGTTGAGATAATTAGCAGAATACACCATCGTCATTTGGTTTCCCTGGTGGGATACTGTATATCTGAGCATCAAAGATTACTTGTCTACGAATTTGTCGCAAATGATACTCTTCATTATCATCTCCATG GTGAGGGCAGACCAGTTATGGATTGGGCAACTCGACTGAAGGTTGCTGTTGGTTCAGCTCGTGGACTAGCTTACCTACACGAAGACT GCCATCCCCGCATCATTCACAGGGATATTAAATCATCAAACATCCTTCTTGATAGCAACTTTGAAGCTCGG GTTGCGGATTTTGGGCTTGCAAAGTTAGCATTGGATACAAATACTCATGTAACCACACGTGTGATGGGAACCTTTGG TTACATGGCTCCAGAATATGCAACAAGTGGGAAGTTGACGGAAAAGTCTGATGTTTATTCCTTTGGGGTTGTGCTTTTGGAGCTGATTACAGGCCGCAAGCCTGTAGATTCCTCTCAGCCACTGGGTGATGAAAGCCTGGTTGAATGG GCTCGACCATTGCTTATGCAAGCACTTGAAGAGGAAAACTTTGAAGTGTTGGTAGATTCAAGTCTGGAAAATAATTACGTTGGAAGTGAAATGTTTCGGATGATCGAGGCCGCTGCAGCTTGTGTGCGTCACTCAGCTGCAAGAAGGCCAAAAATGAGTCTG GTGGTGAGAGCTTTAGAGTCTGTCGATGAAATGTCAGATCTCACCAATGGAATGAAACCTGGCCAAAGCGAAGTATTTGACCCAGCACAACAATCTGCACAAATTAAGATGTTTCGAAGGATGGCTTTTGGTAGTCAAGAATACAGTACAGAATTCTTCAATCAAACACAGAGTAGCTGGAGGAGTAGAGATAATGGCTACCGGAAAAGTCCATCATCAGCAAATTCATCTGCTGTATGGAGCAATTGA